The DNA window tatattacaaattctATCACACACGTATGTGTATGAAACCCACATATTAAGAATATAAGTGTGCATTTGAAAATAGCATATAATAAATAGTTAATATGTAATGTTTGAAACTAACACATGCAATATGTAtactattaaaatgaaaaaaaatgaaattgtgaacatataaatatattatattaaggATATTAACTGCGCTACAATTGTTTATTCATCAATCTTGAGTTAATGTCAAGATAACTTGTGATActaattcaatcacataatcaataTATATAGTTGATGCATGTATTAAAGTATGTATAATAGCATTAAAAAGTAAAACTATATTTCAAGATGAAGTTTTGGTTCAGtggcaaaataaaaattttattgactCGGTtattataaattcaaatatcaatatatatattattttttattttttaattaaaaaactaaattacctttaaataatagaaattatattaattacaaaataatattttagtagtTTTTCCAATCAAATTGATGTTTGGTTGACTTATGGCATTAACTCAATTAAAAGttcaaataatagtataaatatataaatatatatgtaaaatacttattaaatgaataattataaatattaaatttaacgaTTGAGtattaatttaatacatattattattGTTTCAAGAAGATAATGGGTTTGAAGATATGAATAGATtaagaattatataaaatatttatgataCTAAACTTTAAAAATGATATAGACGTAACATGTATATGTAGACATGTTTGCATTAATACCCGTTTAAGACTTAAAAGTACTTTTATCCTATAAAACATATGAAAAAAGAATTTTTGGCTTATTGGTCTCTAAACTATACTGCTTTATttaggtatttaatttttttgtcagaaatagtatttaaatttttttttttgttatcagTTTTAGTCTAACCATTATTTTCGGTTAAAAAAACCCATTTGATCAACCGTATTGCGCCATTTGGCATTTttctaattatataaaaattattgtattcaatattaaatgaaaattaattaaaatattatttaatattatgttttttCACTCTGTCCCATTCATCTatcttcatcatattcttttCCAATTCTTGTATTTTCATCACCCTTTTTGGTATTTCTACCTTTACCTTTTACAACCAAAATTCTAAACGTTAACGAACTAAACAAATCATTAACCTTTAACCTGCGTTGCTCATGAATGTTTCAAAGTAAAAagtatgatttaaaaaaaaatctctacATCACTAGATTCGATTGTTCTAAGACATTTCCAACTCCAGGTTTTCCTCTAAAATTTATAATGGTTCAggttttctttaatcaaatctaaaAGTTTTTCACATTTTAGAGTTTTcttaattaaatctaaaattttcattattctaACTTTAGGGGTTTGCGACCAAATTCTCTActgcaattttcttttttttttcttttagttttcttcGAAATTTTGACAACCCCATTTTAATCAAGTTTGTGAAAATCTTTCGTGGAAGATTAGGAAATTTGAGTTATATTTGAAAATTAGATAGCGATTCAGCTATGAGTGCAATCATAATTACCAAACCAAATATTCTATTGCCACAATTACAATAAACTATCAGGCATAGATAGAAGAGAAGAACCCTATAATGGATAAAATGAAGATACAAGGGAGAAGATTCTGGCGAGAAGGAAGACTGGTGGCTAGGTTGTTTTGCAGATGaagaaaatattatgtttttgaaaaatgaaagaaaaagaaaggaaaaataatttaaattattttttgttaatattaagctaatttttttattaaaatgccATCTGACACAAGATGATTGGTTGAGAATTTCTTTTTTACGGGGACTAAACAacctatattttttattaataatttattttttttaacgtAACGATATTTTAGataccatttttaaaaaaaagatttaaatacttaagtggtaattttttttagaattaagataaCTTTTGTGGTTGACTGATGGTGtgggtaaaatttctttattttaattggtTAAAACCTATATTTATGGTTGaatgtaataaattaagaaatttaatattattttctttcttactaataattttatttttcaaaaatagaaaCTAGAAAATGTGAAGTAAAAGGAGAGGACTCACCGACTGTAGCAGAATTATAAGTATTCATTCCAGGCTGGTGAACATTTAAAGCGCCGGTAATAATGGTTTTGCCCATCCCTTCCCCCAAAAACACCACATTTTTCTTCTCAAACGGGACCCTAACCGTTTCTTCGTACACCCCTTTCCTTATTTTTATCACATATTGATCCCTCCCCTTTTTGTTTTTAGGTGCAGCATCTACGGCCTCTTGCACCGTCTTGTAACACTTTCTATGGTTTTTACACACCGTTACATCCACCTTCAAATTTGACGGGAAACCTCCATTAAATCTCAACTCCAACTTCCCACCCGACCCCTTCTCATAAAACCCGTCCCGTTCTGTTTTGGGCGGGGTCCATAAGGTGGTGTCCTCCCCGTAATTATCATAGGCCACCATCATGCTTAATGCGTTGCTGCTATGATGTACTAGAGAATCCAAAAACAACATGGTGTCAACAACCAATTTGGTGTCATTTACGTACTTGAGCGCCCCCCAACAATTTTGTTGGTAGCCAAGAGCCGCGCTCATCCATGCACGGGCATCTTTTATATTCCCATGTGTTAACGCATAATGGGCTGATTTGATGCGGTAGCTTGAGTAAGAAAGGATATCCAAACAGATGGTGGCGATATTGGTGCGGTTAAGGTTTCCCTTGGAGGTGTCAAGGATGGATTTTACCATGGATTGTCCAGTTTTGAGGTTGTGGTCAGAGATAGAAATGGTGGATTGGATGATTTGAAGGGAGGTTGTGTTGGGAGGGAGGTGGGATAATTGTGTTAGGGAGGTTTCACAGAGTTCCGGGAAGCGGGTGGCCTGACATGCATGGTACATTTGAGATGGAGTTGATTTTTCATGGTCGTGATGAGCGGAAGAAAAAATGGCTAAGAAAATGACGAGGGAAACGGGAAGAAAAATATGAACAAtggacatttaaaaaaaattaattaaatgagaaaaaaattataagagaGGATTTTTTAAAAGATCGTAATAGCAGCTATGGAACATAGATCCTGGAAGATAAATATCAAAGCACTTAACCTTCAAGGACAAGGAAGAGTTGGTTTTGAGGTAAGCTTTTATGGAGGATTTTTTTAGGATTTAGTTACGGTAGGTGGCGAAGATGTAGGCATGTCTTTAAGAGTATATAacattttaatggtctaattatcctCATCCCTGTACCTTTCATTAAATTTCAGAAATTTAGagctatttttatttaatgattGAAATTCAATCCTCAACGCTCATATTATTTTCCCCAAATTggattatgttttttatttaaattgctCATGTGACCAATTTTAAGATGCGTGTAGTATTTCTCACATGacaagttttttatttaaaatataatatattatttaatttaacgaaatttttaaaaaaaattaagagattaaaaataaattaactaaattttaaatacagATTAGGAGCGTATTAAATCTATTCTAAATTACTAAATAAAAACCCTTcaattatctattttttattttactcaaataaatgctaaaattttatttttaaaataaaataaatttatataataagagTGTCacgaataaaaaatttaaattaattacaccATAGCACACcataatgaaaatttgtaaataaatatatttattaataatttatgaaagAATCAAATGATGTTTcgatttaaatgataaatttaaagtttgatattcttaattcaaatattataatatgtacaattttattaatttataaaaataaaatatatatcattattataatataacatcttttgtaaaaataatagaTTTCTCAAGTCGAGGTTtgattatagtaaaaataaaaaatataacaagttatttaattaatttgataaaattgaggagggtttttttttttttaagtgaacGTGGTGGAGGAGGAGGCACTTAGAAATTAACGGGGAAGTTAGTAATTGATGATGGTAAGGAatgttttacatttttggaatgcGAAGCCAACAAAAGAGAATTAATAAAGACAACAAATGATAGTCATGAGCTTGGTTTTGTTTCACAGAAATGCCACAGACCTTACTTTCTGAAAGTTGCGTGATATTTAAAAGTTCGattcatattaatattattatttatataagaGGGTGTAAGTATAAATGTGTTAAAgtgtatttaattttttcatttaaaagtaaaaaaaatgcttaattattgatattatattaaaaaaataataaaaatattattatattaaaaaaacgaGTTGGAGTAGTAAATgaagtttatttaaaatttagtttggaTGATTCAAACTTCCAAATCATAAATCTGAATGTATTCTTTATAGAAAAATTCgattctagttttttttttataattatatattacaaAATTATGTTATGATATTCATATTTGTATttacatttatataatttattttataaaaataaaaatataatattataatataaatattaaaaatataagttatatattcaaattttaaaagtaataaacttaaatgatttttttagtaacaaaattaaattattaaagattaaataaaaataaatgttgtaattttttaaacaaaaatatttatgttagCAAAAGGGCATTGCTAAAAGCAGAAGCTACATAACTAAATTGGTGCATGAGATAGTGCTTGAGATGGTGGTCACTCCTCCATGCACTAAATGACAaacaataatcacataaaatataAGAAGATGATTCATAGTTTAGTTTCCCTACATCCATGAACTTAACTTGAGTGAGAAATATGTATTCTCTTCAACAATTATAAAGGGAACTTACTCAATCACACAACCCGTGATCGTTTCCCTCACCATTACACTTTGAAGATACAATACTCTCACCACTATGATCACCCATTGTGATCACAATAAGTAAAACCACaacaaaaaattttacaaaaaaaacacTCTTACAAAATATTCTCACAATAGATTCAGTGCCTAACTCTTAGTACATCTTCCTAAACAAGTCTCTCAAATATATAGATTTTGATTTCAAGACTTGCTTATAACTGAAGATCTAATACAATCCCAATAAAATTATAATACCATAAgaataatacaatataataataacatgtgAAGTGAATATGAACTCTTGGCAACTTATAAGTAGAATCACAATTCAATCCAAAGTCCATAGTCCAAGTGATTACTTTGGAGAAATTTGGTTCAAATCAATTACTAATATTTAAATTCCCAAGCAGTATGATATTCCATAGTGGACTAAATATTCAGCATACAATCAGCATAGCccatatataaaattttgttgGGGATCAACCCAATTTAACGTGTAAAACTCCTCCAAAAGTGAataaaaaatcacgggtaaagataattttactataatagcaaaaaaacgaagagtacaaaagatggagataaaaaaactaaaccccgaaacctaaatacaaagaaccctcaaaatgtaaacacaaaattctccaaatctttaatgggtgtttttctaaagttgtaaaagagcctatttataggctaaattcataggtcaaataataataaagtaatctagactaatcaaagTTCgaatgaaacaaataaacagagtttaattaGGGGATTAActctcaaatttgattgaaatatgagtcatactcaacaaatctccaccttgctcatatttccacaacgccaaaGCCCACCACGGACCTATCttgaactaaatcaaatctgTGATTTAGAAgctagaagacttctagccttcgacttgtgcactacCAAATCAGAcctgggttagttttgatttgataGTGAT is part of the Gossypium hirsutum isolate 1008001.06 chromosome D11, Gossypium_hirsutum_v2.1, whole genome shotgun sequence genome and encodes:
- the LOC107913595 gene encoding probable pectinesterase/pectinesterase inhibitor 51; amino-acid sequence: MSIVHIFLPVSLVIFLAIFSSAHHDHEKSTPSQMYHACQATRFPELCETSLTQLSHLPPNTTSLQIIQSTISISDHNLKTGQSMVKSILDTSKGNLNRTNIATICLDILSYSSYRIKSAHYALTHGNIKDARAWMSAALGYQQNCWGALKYVNDTKLVVDTMLFLDSLVHHSSNALSMMVAYDNYGEDTTLWTPPKTERDGFYEKGSGGKLELRFNGGFPSNLKVDVTVCKNHRKCYKTVQEAVDAAPKNKKGRDQYVIKIRKGVYEETVRVPFEKKNVVFLGEGMGKTIITGALNVHQPGMNTYNSATVGVLGDGFMASGLTIRNTAGSDAHQAVAFRSDSDHSVIENCEFLGNQDTLYAQSLRQFYKNCRIQGNVDFIFGNSASVFQDCEIFVGPRQTNPESSENNAVTAHGRTDPAQSTGLVFHNCVINGTEEYMRYYKENPEVHKNYLGRPWKEYSRTIFINCKLEKIISPDGWMPWSGDVGLKTVFYGEFRNSGPGSDVSKRVPWSTQIPSQNVPTYSVQNFIQGDQWIPKSH